The nucleotide window CGTCCGCACGTGCGCGATGCGCGCTTCCTCGCGCTCAATTCGCCGCTCAATCCAGCGGGAACCATGTTTGCGGCCGAGCAGCTCGGCGCGATCTGCGATCTGGTGCTGGAGGAGAATGCACGCCGCTCGAGCGACGAGCGGCCGCTGTTCGTGCTGTACGATCAGGTGTACTGGATGCTCACGCACAGCTCGGCGAAGCATGTCGACCCGATCGTGCTGCGTCCCGAGATCGCGCCGTATCTGGTGATGGTCGACGGCATCTCGAAGGCGTTCGCGTCAACGGGCCTGCGCGTCGGTTGGGCGGTTGCACCGACCGACATCATCCGCCCGATGAACGACGTCGTCGGCCACGTCGGTGCTTGGGCGCCGCGCGCCGAGCAGGTGGCGACCGCGAAAGTGCTGAACGATCACGCGACGGTGGATGCGTACATGACGACGATGTGTCGTGAAGCCGGTGCGCGACTCGACGCCGTGTACGACGGCCTCACGTCGCTCGCGAAGGATGGTTTGCCGGTGGAGTGCGTTCGGCCCCAGGGTGCGATCTACGTGAGCGCCCGCTTCGCGCTACACGGCATGCAGACGCCCGATGGCCGTACGCTGTCGACCGACGACGATGTGCGGGCGTATCTGCTGAACGCCGCCGGTCTTGCCGCAGTGCCGTTCGGGGCGTTCGGTTCGAAAGGGGATAGAGGGTGGTTCCGCTTGTCGATTGGGGTGATCTCGGTCGAGCAGATCGCGGGGTTGATGCCGCGGCTTCGGTTGGCGATAGAGGCGTTGAGTCCGGCTTTGGTTGCGCGCTAGACAGTCGCGGGAGTGGTTCAAAAAAAACAAAACGACGAGATCAGACAGAATCTGACCAGATCGGTGCGGCTTACCGACGTTGTCAGATTTTGTCCGATCTTGTCGTAGTTCAAGTTGATACCCCCTCCACCACCCTCTAGAACCCGATCGACCACCCAACCCTGACCGAGTTCTTCGGCAAAAACACTCTATCGACGGGCGTCCGAGGATGCGCATGCGAGTACTCCACGATCCTCCATCCATAGAACGTCCCCAGGAACGCCCCCGCGAATATGTCGCTCGCCCAGTGCTGCCCGAGATACATCCGTGAGAGCCCGGGAGTGAGCGCCAGCGCGTACGCCGGTACGCCCACCCACCACGTCGCGCCAGGCGCACGCTGTTTCACCTCGGCCACCAGCGCCGACGCAGCCGCGAAGCCAGACGACGAGTGAATTGACGGGAACGAGCGCTGCGCGAAGTGCGTGAAGCCTTTCATGAAGTGGAATTCGTACGGATCCGCATAGGGCGTCGCTGTATCCTTCGGGCGCGTGCGGCCCAAGGGGCCGCGAATCACCTGCGCGGTGAGACTCGCCGCGGCGACCGACTCCGCCGTGTGGAACGCGACGTCGGCGACGTCGTTCGCGCCGAGCAGGCGTGCAACGGCATAGATGCCCAAGCTGCCGACGGTGAGCGTCGTCTCGTTGATGTGGGTGAAGTACTTGTCGAGACGATTGCCAATGCGAACGTGCGCCCAGCTCGTGTCCTGAAAGCCGCGCGCGAGCTGGGCATCGAACAGACTGAGTCCCGCGCTCGCCGCCAGAATTCCAGCGCCGATCGCGGCGTCGCGGCTTCGAAAAAATCGGTCGTCCTTCGTGTCGTCCTGTGCGTGTGCCACGCCCGCGCAAACGAAGACGAGGGCTAGCACGTTGTACATTCGTCTCAGCCGAACACCAATGTTCATTTTGCCCACATCGTTGCACCCACTGTGCCTTGAATGAAGGATCTGACAACCTACCTTGGGCTGGCGGCCATCTACCTGCTGAGCGTCAACGTGCTCCTGGGCCTCCTGATGGGAGCCCGCTACAACACCTACAAGCGATGGCCGCATCGGCGAATCAATGTACTGAAGCTGCATAACTGGACGGCGTACGTCGCGCTCGCGTTGGCCGTGGCGCATCCCATCCCGCTCTTGTTCCTCGACAAGCCGCAGTTTCGATTCCTCGACGTCGTCTGGCCCATCTCGTCGCCCGAGCAGCCGGTCATCAACACACTCGGCGCGCTGTCACTGTATCTGCTCGGGTTCACGGTGATCACCTCGATCTATCGCGCTGAAATCGGGCGCCAGCGCTGGAAGGTGCTCCACTATCTGACGTACGCGTTGGCGCTGATGCTCGTGATTCATGGTAGCGTCACCGATCAGCATCTCGACAACTCGCCCATGGACTTGCTCGACGCGGAGAAGGTCGGGATCGAGCTGTGCGGGCTGGTCATTCTGATCGCGACGTATTTTCGGTTCCGCTGGACGTCGCGCCATCCAAAGTATCAACCGCCGGTGCGCGCTCGGCAGGGCTCGCCCTCGTAGCGGGCTCGGCCCATGTCCCGCGACGTGACGGTTGTCACCGGCCGCGACTGATGGAACGAACCGTGCGGGGCTCTTCCGACGATAGCTAACGCTCGGCTCGCCGTCGCATCGGGTCACGCCGCACGGGAGGTCGGATGTCACTTCGCACTTTTGTCGATTCCACGGGACAGGAATGGCACGCCTTCGACGTCATTCCACGTGAGCAGGAGCGCCGGCGCGAAGACCGGCGGTCGTCGAGTGAAATCGTGATTGACGACGCGGAAGGAAGGCGGGAAGGGGATCGCCGCTTGTCAGTCGGCCGCGCGCCGCGGCTTGCTACGCCCGCCGGCGGATGGCTGTGCTTCGAGCGCGGCGCCGATCGGCGGCGTCTGTCGCCGATTCCCGCGGACTGGAGTCACTGCACCGACGCGCAACTCGAGGAGTACTGCCGCTCGGCGCGGCCGGTTCCGCAGTTGCCGACGTCTCCGCGGTTGGCGCGCGTCGAGCATTCGGAGCATTAAGAGCGAGTTCAAAACCTCTCGTCATCCCGAGCGAAGCGAGGGATCTAACACGGTAGGTAGAGGGACGTCACTCTACCGGGACAACAGATTCCTCGCCTGCGGCTCGGAATGACTGACGCCTAAAAACGCACGCCAAAAAGCAAAACGCCGCGGATTAGACCGCGGCGTTGACCAACATCGAAACCCGTTCCCGTACCGCGCGTCCAACCGGTCGCGCCACCCGGGCCGCCACCTGGCGAATGCGCCGTGTTTCGCGCGCCGTGTCGGCGGCTGAGAGAATCAGCGCCCGAAGCTGACGGCGACGGCCGTCCTGCCCTTCGACGCGATCGATCGCTTTGCTGCTGTTCTGGTCCGACATACGGCGCCTCAGCCGGTTTGGCTCATTCGATGTTGACGTGCTGCGCCATGCCTAATGGCAAAGGGAATGCCGCTTCAGAGTATCGGCCGAAAACCGCTTGGGATTAACTTCCCAATACCATGGAAACTCGCGCCTCGAGCCCTTCGCACCCGTCTCACCCGTCGCCTGCGCCTTCCGCTACGCCCGCCAGCCCAGGCACGGCCGGACGGCCGTCGAGCGCACCGAACACCGGTCCAATCGCACATCCGCCCGAGACACTCGAGGGGTGGTATGTGCTGCATCAGATCTATTCCGTGGACAGCGGCGTCGATGAGAGACGCGTCGAACCGACACAGGCAACGGCGGTCACATCGAATGTCCCCTTGCCGTCGGCCCCCGCCGAAGGATGGTCGGCCTGGGCGCGTCTCATCGGATCGCGCGCCGACGTCATGGCGTTGCACTTTCGTCCAACACTCGACGCGATCGGCGACGCGCAACGCGAGTACGCTGCCTCCGGGCTGACCAAAGGCCTGCGACTCGAGTACTCCTTTCTCAGCGTGACCGAAGCCGGCTTGTATCACCTCACGGCGCAGCTCGCGCGCGAGGCCGAGGAGCGCGGTGGCGCCGTCGGCGACGACATCTATACGCGAGATCTTCAACAGCGTGCGGCGGCAGAGCGCGAGACGGCCCACGTTCGCCGGCGGCTGTATCCCACGCTGCCCGAGGACATGCCATACGTCTCGTTCTATCCAATGAACAAGCGCCGTGACGCCGGCCAGAACTGGTACACGCTCACGCTCGAGGAGCGGAGCCGCTTGATGTGGTCACACGGCATGACCGGGCGACGCTACGCAGGGAAGGTGCTTCAGGTCATCAGCGGCGCCATCGGATTCGACGCGTGGGAATGGGGCGTGACGCTGTTCGCGCGCGATCCCCTCGAGTTCAAGAAGCTCGTCACCGACATGCGCTTCGATGAAGTCAGTGCCAAGTATGCCGAGTTCGGTGATTTCTACGTGGGCCGGCTGATGCCGGCCGGCGACGTCGCGCGGCTTCGCGAAACTCGCTGATACCGCCCGCCGTACGAGCTAACAGACACACTCTTCGAGGCGGCGCGTCATGTGGTCGGTACTGAGTCGGTTGGTCATGCAGCTCGCGGCAATCCGGTGGCTGTTCAAGCTCGGCGGACTGGCGCTGCTGCTGCCGATCGCCGCGCTGCTCAAGGTCATTGGCGTGCCGCTGCTCGCGGTACTGTCGATCGTCGGCGTGCCCGTGATGATCCTGCTGTTCCTCTTCGGCCTGCCGATCTTCCTGGTGTTCATCGCCGGCGCGGCGATCGTCGCGGTCATCATGGCCCTGCTCACGCTCGGCCTGTTCGCGCTGAAGATCTTCATCTTCGTGGTGCTGCCCATCCTCGTGCTGTCGAAGGTCGTCGGCTGGACCTGGCGTTCGATTCGCGGGAAAGGGCGCTGCAAGCCGAAGGATGATACGCCGCCCGAGATCTCGATCGATCCGAGCGACGCCAGCCCGAGCGATCCGATCGTCGACCCGCTCGACTAGCGAACGCCGGCGAAATTCAGGACGCCATCGCGCGGAGTAGCCCTAAGCGATGCACCGCGAAGCGCGATCGCCCCGTTCGTCTGATCGCTCCGGCGTCGACGAGCGAGGCGAGTCCGCGCACGACGACTTCACGTACGGTGCCCAGCTCCGCGGCAAGTGCTTCCTGCGACATGCCGAGCGTGAAGTCGTTCGTCTCACTGTCGTTGTTCGACGCGCGATCGAGAACCCATCGCGCGAGCCGTGCGACGATGGTCGTCGTCGTCAGCTCGTCGATGCGATTGAGCAGCGATCGTGCGCGCGTCGCCAGGCGATGCACCGCGAAGCGCGCGAAGTCGGGATCGTCGCGCAGCAGGCGTTCGATCGCGCTCGTGGCGAGATGCGCGCAACGCGACCGCTCGACGGCGATGGCCGTCCCGGGAAATGGACCGCCGCCGAAGACGGGAATCTCGCCGAGGACGCCGCCGGCGGATTCCATGTGGAGCAACTGCGCGCGCGACGAAAGCTCTCGCGAAACGCGCACGCGTCCCTCGAGCAGGAAGTACAATCCGTCGGCTTCGTCACCCGCGCGAAAGAGCGCGCGATTCGCCGCGTAGCGCCGTTCGGTCGAGGCGCGCGCGATTCGCTCGAGCGTTGCATTCGGCAGCGATTCGAGCGCGGGAAGGCGCCGTCGGAGCTCGTCTGCGGATATCGTCGTCACGAATTGGAACCTCGGTTCCAGACGTCGTCAGTGTAGTGCCGCATTCTACACCACATGCCGGGCCCACTGGAGCCGTTCATGAACACGTTGAAGGTCGCGGCGTTCGCGACAAGTACCATGCTGGCGGTGTATGCATCGAGTGCGTCCGCGCAGGCCGCTCCCGCCAGGAAGGACACGGCGCACGCGCGCGACAGTGCCTACGCGGCGCTGCAGGAGCGTGGCAAGCACGCCATGGGCGTCGATCAGTACACGTCGACGCACACGTTCGACAGCTATCCCGACGGCGGCCGCGTCGCGCTGGTTCGCGACTCGGACGACAGCGCCGGCGTCGCACAGATTCGTCGTCACCTGCGCGACATCAAGAAGGCGTTCGAGGCGGGCGATTTCTCGACGCCGGAGTTCGTGCACATGCGCGAGGTTCCGGGCACCAAGATCATGGCCGCCAGGCGCACGGCCATCACGTACGAGGTGCATGACATTCCTCGCGGCGCGGAGTTGCGCATCAGGAGCACGGATGCCGAGGTGGTGAAAGCGATTCATGAGTTCATGAGCTTTCAGCGGATGGATCATCACGCGGGTGGTCATGGCGATCATGGCGGTCATGGCGGCTGAGTGACCGCGGTAGCGCCACAAGTGTTTGTTGCACGGGTGTTTACGTCGCTTGCGTCCGGCACGCCGATTGCTTTCGGAACGTTGTCGAATGTTCATCGACGAGCTTGGCGCAATGAAGGTAGATGCACTCCAGTCGGCGGTCGCCGAATGACGCTCGAGCACGAACGTCCGGATGCCGCCGGTATGCCCGGCGCGGCCGGCGCGCCCACCGCGGGCGGCGCGGCCGATGCGCTCGAAGGGCGGCTCGATGTGCGCGACCTGTCCGACGCTCCTGACGTCCTGCACGCGGCGTTGGGCTCGTTCCGCTCGGTGGGCGGCCCCGATGGGCAGCGCTGGTTCGTGCGCGAGATCGTCGACACGTCGTACGACCGCCGGGCGTCGGGGAGTCTCGTGTTCTATCACGACAAGGCGATGCGGCGGGTGAGGTCGTATCCGGCGAACTGGCGGGAGTTGCCGGAAGCGGATCTTTACGAGGTGAGTTTGGGGAGGTAGGGCGGTGGGCGGTGAGGGTTGGGGGATGAGCGCTGGATGATGGCTGTCATCCCGAGCGGAGGCGCGAAGCGCTCCCCGCTATTGTCATCCCGAGCGGAGGCGCGAAGCGCCGGCGTCGAGGGACCCCCGTGCACCGCGGAGAGGCCCATCTGGTATGCACATTGCGGGCATTCAGGTATTCCCTCCGCCTCCCGCTACTCGCCGAGTGATTTCGCGTGTCGTTAGAAAAGAACCCTCTCAATCCGCCTGTGTTTGGCGCGGTGAAGCGCGCTGATCCGGCGCTCGATTTACGCCATCGCCGCATCGTCGGCCCCGACGGGCGTGAATGGCGCGTCCGCGAAGCGCCGATGCCCGCGTTTGACCGTCGAGCGGGCACCTGTCTGATCTTCGACACCATCGATGCGGCGCGCCGAGTGCGGCACTATCCCGCTGACTGGTTCGAGCGGAGCGATGAGGAGCTCTATCAGCTCACCGAGATGATGGCGCGGGAGACGTAGGTCGCGGGACTCGATGGCGGTCTCGATATCGCGCCGGCGCGGAAAGATCCCGCGCCGGGTGCGCGGGCATCAGAGAACTGAAAAGGCAGGAGAGAGCAATGCGTCACACCCTCAGTGTCGTGGTACTTCCGCTCTGCGTGGCGCTGCACACCGCCGCGTCTCAACTCGCCATTCCTGTGACTGTCGCGCAGGCCGACGCGGAGGCCGCGGGCTATTCGCGTTCTGATACGGCTTCCGCGCCGCAGGCATTCTTTGCTCGGCCGTCTGCCGGGACGAGCGACCGGCGGTGTGTCGACTCCCGCAACGCCGACGATCGACAGGCTACCGGTTCGTTGCGGTCGGGCGAAATGATCGTGCGCGGGAGGTGGAACGACTCGACCGGGCTGCATGCCGGCAAGGAGGACAAGTTCCTGTGGCTCCCGCTTCACGGTTCAGCCGACTTGAAAGCGCCGCTGGTCATTCGCGCCGATCGCGTCGGCGAACCCGCCGATTCGCTGCGCCTGACGATTGCGCATGTGGCGCGCGGGGGCGGGCACATGTACGGCTATCCGAGCCTTGTTTCGTTCCCGACCCCGGGGCGATGGTTGGTGGTGGCGACCGCGGGATCGGATTGGGGCTGCTTCATTCTCGATGTGTCGACGGCGAAAGCGAGCTCAAGCTGATCGAAGGAATGCGACGATTTGAGACGCGAACGACCGCCGAAAAAGCGGCCGTTCGCGCTAACTGTCGTACCACGCAGCGGTCCTACGCAGCGGTCCTACGCAGCCGTACTACTCGGCGGTGCTACACCCGCTGAATCAGCTGCCGCTGCCGCGGCGCTCGCACCGCGCGGGAGTCCGGCCTTCGCCGCGATTCGCTTCGCCACCACCCATGCCCGCCCGAGACCGGACTCGTTCGGCGGGATGGGCTTGAGCACCAACACGTTCATCACCTTGATCGCGGATCGCGCCTGCTTTTCGGCGTTCTTGAGTCCCGCCGTGGCGCCGGCGCGCTGGATGGTGAGCGTCGTTCGATCGTTCAACGACGCCTGGAGCGCGGCCGTCGCCGCGGCCAGTTCCTCGATGAAGCCGGGTGTCATCCCGCCGGCGAGCAGCGAGGCCTCGTGCCGCCTCGCCGCCTGACTCATGCCCGCCGCGGCTTTCAACAACTGCGGCACGGACGGTCGTCCCTTGGGCATGGAGAGCTCACTCAGATCGGGGGAGCCCGCGAGCGTTTGCTTTGCCGCATGCGCGATGCCTTCCATATGGAACTTGCGCAACGCCAGCCGCAGCGACCGCTGGTTGGACGTCTCGAGCTTCGCCGCCTGCGCACCGCCGGATTGATCGGTGCCGAAGCTCTCGAGATGCGTGCGTGCGACGTCCAGGTTGTTGCGCGCCGTCGAATCCTTCAACGACGCGAACTCCGGATGCGCGTCGAGGAAGGTTTGGATGGCGAGCAGGGCGGAGATGGTACTGCCTTGAGCGTGGTTCAACGTGCCTCCTGACGGGGAAACTTGGGCGCGTGAGAAGAAAGGCCGGCGTGGGCGCCTTCCACGACGGCAGAAGAGTTTTCAGAGTTGTGTGATGCCGACGCCGCGCGGCACCGCCGGATTTTGGGGCGGCACGACGAAGTTGCGTTCCGGCATCGGCCGCTTTGATGACGACAACGGCTCGTTCGAGTCGCGCGGTGCTCGCTTCGGTGCCGTCAGTCGAGAATGTTTGCGTGCACTGCCGCCTTGGCGGCACGCATCGCGTTCTTGCGAATGGGCAACCGTCGGTCGGAGTTGCGCTGCACGGCCGTCATGTGCAGCAGCGGTGCACTGCGTTGCGCGACAACGGAGTCGATGCTCGCCGCTGCGACCGGCGCGGCTCGCAGAGGCACGTTGTCGAGTTGAACTGCCTCGATTGACGCGAGCGGTGGATGTTCGCGGTCGCGGAGTGCGAATTGGCGAGCCGCAGTGTGGGATTTGAGCCGCGCGCCGGAGTGTTCGGACGTCGCGGTGCCGCAATTCGTCGACGCAGTGGCTGTTGGCGCGCCGGCAATGCAGAGATGGACGCGCGCAATTCCTGATTCGGTTTCTCCCTATCTAAACGAAAAAACGGACCTTCGTGTCAACGGGCAGATTCTGCCCGCATGGGCGGGGATCGAGGTCGGTTGGCGCTGGGGAAGGCTGGTGGTGAGGTTGCGGATCGGGATGGCTGGTGGGCCGTTGTGGTGTGGCGATTGTGAGGATGCGGTTTGGCGACTAGGATTCTTCTTCTGTCCGGCTCGCGCGAGTGAGCGGCGGGCGGGACGTAGCGCAGTCCGGTAGCGCACCTGAATGGGGTTCAGGGGGTCGCGGGTTCAAATCCCGCCGTCCCGATAAACTGACAATCGAGCGTAAGTTCAACGCCGACACCGTGTAAAGGGTTCTTCCCACCTTACACGGTGTCGGCGTTTTGCGTTGTTGGCTGGCCTACTTTTCTGGCCTACTTCGCACTCGGCGGCGCCACGGAGATCGATCCGTGCGCATGCAGTACGAGGATTTCTTCGAGCCACAACCGCCCCGCCGACCACGTGATCCGCAGCTCGTTGCGTTGATCGGTGTGCTCGTGACGATCGCGGTGTTCGCGACTTGCTGGGCCGGGCGATGAGACGCACGGTCGCGAAAGTGCCGGCAGTCGTGCCGAGCTTCCTTCGGCCTGGCTCCGATCAGGCGCGTCGCGTTGGCTGCATGTGCTCGATGATCGCGAACTACTACGGCTGCGGCTTCGGCGATCCGAACCATCCGCTGTTCGAGATCTCGAAAGAGTGTGTACTGCATCGCTCGTTGGCCGGATCCGGCGGCGAGGCGGTCCATGTCTGACCGTCATCCGCAACTTCCGGGTTTCGAGGCCTCGCGGCAGCTCGTGCCGAGTCACCCGCTCGCCTGCGACTGCGGCAAGCATTTCGTGATCGGTTGTCCGGATCACGGCGATGCGCATCTCGACGATGCGATCGCGCGCGCGTTCGAAGAGACGCCCCGGTTCAAGGCGTCGCCTGCGCCGGAGCGTGGGAAGCTGGAGCATCGCTGCGGGCGCTGCCGGCAAGTCCTTCCGCCCAAGCGCGGGCGTCCGCGAAGGTTTTGCGACGACTGTCTCACGCCCACCGAGCGCGCGCAGCTACAACAGAAGCGCGAGGAGAACGAGCGACGTCGAAACCGCGAGGGCGTCGAATCATGACGCTCCCGCTGTTCCCGCCGCGGATC belongs to Gemmatimonadaceae bacterium and includes:
- a CDS encoding aminotransferase class I/II-fold pyridoxal phosphate-dependent enzyme; amino-acid sequence: MPNRLSSLSSHLKGSAILRIAGEVRALAREGRDIADLTVGDFSSKYFRIPKALEDGIVDALRAGESTYPPPNGLESLRKAVCEFYKHRVGLEFPIESILIASGTRPVIYAAYRALVDEGDKVVFGVPSWNNDYYCDMLGAQAVMIECDVSTGFLPTAASLRPHVRDARFLALNSPLNPAGTMFAAEQLGAICDLVLEENARRSSDERPLFVLYDQVYWMLTHSSAKHVDPIVLRPEIAPYLVMVDGISKAFASTGLRVGWAVAPTDIIRPMNDVVGHVGAWAPRAEQVATAKVLNDHATVDAYMTTMCREAGARLDAVYDGLTSLAKDGLPVECVRPQGAIYVSARFALHGMQTPDGRTLSTDDDVRAYLLNAAGLAAVPFGAFGSKGDRGWFRLSIGVISVEQIAGLMPRLRLAIEALSPALVAR
- a CDS encoding phosphatase PAP2 family protein — translated: MAHAQDDTKDDRFFRSRDAAIGAGILAASAGLSLFDAQLARGFQDTSWAHVRIGNRLDKYFTHINETTLTVGSLGIYAVARLLGANDVADVAFHTAESVAAASLTAQVIRGPLGRTRPKDTATPYADPYEFHFMKGFTHFAQRSFPSIHSSSGFAAASALVAEVKQRAPGATWWVGVPAYALALTPGLSRMYLGQHWASDIFAGAFLGTFYGWRIVEYSHAHPRTPVDRVFLPKNSVRVGWSIGF
- a CDS encoding ferric reductase-like transmembrane domain-containing protein, whose translation is MKDLTTYLGLAAIYLLSVNVLLGLLMGARYNTYKRWPHRRINVLKLHNWTAYVALALAVAHPIPLLFLDKPQFRFLDVVWPISSPEQPVINTLGALSLYLLGFTVITSIYRAEIGRQRWKVLHYLTYALALMLVIHGSVTDQHLDNSPMDLLDAEKVGIELCGLVILIATYFRFRWTSRHPKYQPPVRARQGSPS
- a CDS encoding chlorite dismutase family protein, which translates into the protein MLHQIYSVDSGVDERRVEPTQATAVTSNVPLPSAPAEGWSAWARLIGSRADVMALHFRPTLDAIGDAQREYAASGLTKGLRLEYSFLSVTEAGLYHLTAQLAREAEERGGAVGDDIYTRDLQQRAAAERETAHVRRRLYPTLPEDMPYVSFYPMNKRRDAGQNWYTLTLEERSRLMWSHGMTGRRYAGKVLQVISGAIGFDAWEWGVTLFARDPLEFKKLVTDMRFDEVSAKYAEFGDFYVGRLMPAGDVARLRETR
- a CDS encoding Crp/Fnr family transcriptional regulator; translated protein: MTTISADELRRRLPALESLPNATLERIARASTERRYAANRALFRAGDEADGLYFLLEGRVRVSRELSSRAQLLHMESAGGVLGEIPVFGGGPFPGTAIAVERSRCAHLATSAIERLLRDDPDFARFAVHRLATRARSLLNRIDELTTTTIVARLARWVLDRASNNDSETNDFTLGMSQEALAAELGTVREVVVRGLASLVDAGAIRRTGRSRFAVHRLGLLRAMAS